In the genome of Gloeotrichia echinulata CP02, one region contains:
- a CDS encoding WD40 repeat domain-containing protein, which translates to MQMDWISLLKTQQADFLQRVKKSKTYDLSLLDTQVKGCHSEMMTFWGESLAKLLELSGQQAEIVAQNPPPTPPEYPEPPDWTIPFAKYFQQQAQDYLLREQIVDRVMAERLGKLVKKVPQDTLKNMVLDDEGNLRGESTFSYLLTANQKLSIQVYVADGESFNGIKKDKIRWSVTQEDLKNHQVLIFLCLFFPSTSKIGYNKQAVVTGFLPTAQLEFTEPKLYITPSNLLYAGGLSWYLESLVAKNDVLPVIDEKMIDQTVETLPAKHPLKRIIGDWEYWQTLKGHTRGINCLAYSSPTADALRARTPTTNNSRYQSKTLPILASGSRGETKLWDLSNGELIDTLSEHPWVTSGLVDEVNSLAFSSDGQTLVSVGADSTIKIWHIGARDLIDILHKHNGVVRCVAFTPDGRMLATGGDDRKILFWDMTQRQVAIALSLDDTAAHSLVFSQDGQTLITGSYRKIKVWDTSKLATNLKDPRPQHILMGHTHIVRSLAMSADGKLLVSGSLDKTIKIWQLETGQLIRTLKGHQAEVCAIALGPDEQIIASGSADKTIKLWHVQTGELLATFTGHSDVVTAVAFTASGDILVSGSLDKTIKIWHRS; encoded by the coding sequence ATGCAAATGGATTGGATTAGCTTACTAAAAACTCAACAAGCTGACTTCCTTCAACGTGTCAAAAAATCTAAGACTTATGACCTATCTTTGCTCGATACTCAAGTCAAAGGTTGCCATAGTGAAATGATGACATTTTGGGGCGAGTCATTGGCAAAACTCCTAGAGTTGTCTGGACAACAAGCGGAAATTGTCGCCCAAAATCCGCCACCAACACCGCCTGAATACCCGGAACCTCCCGATTGGACGATACCTTTTGCCAAATACTTCCAACAACAAGCCCAGGATTATCTTTTGAGAGAGCAAATTGTTGATCGGGTGATGGCTGAACGCCTCGGTAAGTTGGTGAAAAAAGTGCCACAAGACACATTGAAAAACATGGTTTTAGATGATGAAGGGAATTTACGTGGCGAAAGTACATTTTCTTATTTGCTTACAGCTAACCAAAAGCTGAGTATTCAAGTTTACGTAGCTGATGGCGAAAGTTTTAATGGGATTAAGAAAGATAAAATCAGGTGGTCAGTCACTCAAGAGGATTTAAAAAATCACCAAGTCTTAATTTTTCTCTGTTTATTTTTCCCTTCTACTAGCAAAATTGGATACAATAAACAAGCGGTAGTTACTGGATTTTTACCCACCGCCCAACTGGAATTTACAGAACCAAAACTGTACATTACTCCTAGTAACTTGTTGTATGCGGGGGGATTGAGTTGGTATTTAGAATCACTAGTTGCCAAAAATGATGTGCTGCCAGTGATTGATGAGAAAATGATAGACCAGACAGTGGAGACTTTGCCTGCAAAGCATCCTCTGAAGAGAATTATCGGTGATTGGGAATACTGGCAGACCTTAAAAGGACACACCAGAGGAATTAATTGCCTAGCTTACTCTTCTCCTACCGCAGATGCTTTGCGTGCTAGAACGCCAACGACAAACAATTCCAGATATCAAAGCAAAACCTTACCAATATTAGCCAGTGGTAGTCGTGGTGAGACAAAGCTATGGGATTTAAGTAATGGTGAATTAATAGATACCTTATCAGAGCATCCTTGGGTAACATCTGGGCTGGTAGATGAAGTCAATTCCCTGGCCTTTAGCAGCGATGGACAGACTTTAGTCAGTGTTGGTGCGGACTCCACGATTAAAATTTGGCACATTGGCGCACGAGATTTAATCGATATCCTGCACAAGCATAATGGAGTAGTCCGGTGCGTTGCCTTTACCCCCGATGGTAGAATGTTAGCGACTGGCGGAGATGACAGAAAAATTCTGTTTTGGGATATGACTCAACGTCAGGTGGCGATCGCCCTTTCTTTAGATGATACAGCAGCTCATTCCTTGGTTTTTAGCCAAGATGGGCAAACACTGATTACAGGTAGCTACCGCAAAATCAAAGTCTGGGATACATCCAAGTTAGCGACAAATTTGAAAGATCCCCGGCCACAGCACATCCTCATGGGTCATACTCACATTGTTCGTTCCCTGGCGATGAGTGCCGATGGTAAACTGCTGGTTAGCGGCAGTTTAGATAAGACAATTAAAATTTGGCAATTGGAAACTGGGCAATTAATCCGCACCCTCAAAGGACATCAAGCTGAAGTGTGTGCGATCGCTCTAGGTCCCGATGAGCAAATTATCGCCAGTGGTAGTGCTGATAAAACTATCAAATTGTGGCATGTACAAACAGGAGAACTCCTAGCTACCTTTACAGGTCATAGCGATGTAGTTACAGCCGTAGCGTTTACTGCTTCCGGCGATATTTTAGTCAGTGGGAGTTTAGATAAAACGATTAAAATTTGGCACCGGAGTTAA
- a CDS encoding GUN4 domain-containing protein yields the protein MLTKQQRQLITYKSITIYERTYQLPVLKNNGVKAIQKKIRERQQLIKEGVRYHHLFGGIIKRKAEISQGEIFQEIQLFIKDYTHIIDFLENYKNSYHDFLLNLMEELKKIFKQKYLSIKKIEDERKKLEIKNNKNPKIVDELRWEKQENLKAVLLLSNAYFLMLEKIILLGEGIKNLAEDTKIQKGIVQQIVKDLEVYQEIYAYQRKAYKIRQEIAKIAHTAINIENYLQEYLSPFQSLIDEVIKVDESFYATVGDIKNLGDNIFKYHSNLFNLEQKEGISETFLDFMVTSYEKKARLKDAFIQSQLLDWQIHNFDLSENAVFLDKGIDLISNYISNQLTDQTKLLGIAPEINFVSTSALSAVQKTGFMGLSNNNLALTKKIPSHKNIDYTPLRDLLAQHKWKDADVETTKLMLKVMSKNYWNEVYQEDIDNFSYPDLHIIDQLWQQYSYGYFGFSIQQTIWSEMGGQVDYETEKRLGDRLGWRKDGNWLDYEQLTFKLSPMTPMGHLPAKWLHYDQHRFDSSPNSSAEHLSMGAWRVGSWLVWLMHLFFLRVKSYNETFLGVNHTFVNNRKS from the coding sequence ATGCTAACTAAACAGCAAAGACAACTAATTACTTATAAAAGTATTACGATTTACGAACGAACATATCAACTACCCGTCCTCAAAAATAACGGTGTAAAAGCAATTCAAAAAAAAATTAGAGAACGTCAACAATTAATTAAAGAAGGTGTTCGATATCATCATCTCTTTGGGGGAATAATTAAGCGAAAAGCAGAAATTAGCCAGGGAGAAATTTTTCAGGAAATCCAATTATTCATTAAAGACTACACTCATATTATTGATTTTCTAGAAAATTACAAGAATAGTTATCATGATTTTTTATTAAACCTTATGGAGGAATTGAAAAAAATATTCAAACAAAAATATTTGTCAATAAAAAAAATAGAAGACGAACGAAAAAAATTAGAAATCAAAAACAATAAAAATCCGAAAATAGTTGATGAACTCAGATGGGAAAAGCAAGAAAACTTGAAAGCAGTTTTACTGTTGAGCAATGCTTATTTTTTAATGTTAGAAAAAATAATCTTGCTTGGCGAAGGAATTAAAAACCTTGCAGAAGATACCAAAATTCAAAAAGGAATTGTTCAGCAAATAGTTAAAGATTTAGAAGTATATCAAGAGATTTACGCTTATCAAAGAAAAGCCTATAAAATTCGCCAAGAAATAGCCAAAATTGCCCATACAGCAATCAATATTGAAAATTATTTACAAGAATACTTGAGTCCATTTCAATCTTTAATAGATGAAGTCATAAAAGTAGATGAATCTTTTTACGCAACTGTCGGAGATATCAAAAATTTAGGAGATAATATTTTCAAGTATCACTCAAATTTATTTAACCTTGAACAAAAAGAGGGAATTTCTGAAACTTTTCTTGATTTTATGGTGACAAGTTATGAGAAAAAAGCCAGATTAAAAGATGCTTTTATTCAATCTCAATTATTAGATTGGCAAATCCATAATTTTGATTTGAGCGAAAATGCCGTATTTTTAGACAAGGGTATTGATTTAATATCAAACTATATATCCAATCAACTCACTGATCAAACAAAATTGCTAGGTATAGCACCAGAAATAAATTTTGTTTCTACATCGGCTCTATCTGCTGTTCAAAAAACAGGATTTATGGGACTGAGCAATAACAATCTTGCGTTGACAAAAAAAATTCCCAGCCATAAAAATATTGATTATACCCCATTACGGGATCTCCTCGCCCAGCATAAGTGGAAAGACGCTGACGTTGAAACCACTAAATTAATGCTAAAAGTCATGAGCAAGAATTATTGGAATGAAGTTTATCAGGAAGATATTGATAATTTTTCCTATCCAGACCTCCACATCATTGATCAACTTTGGCAACAATATAGTTATGGTTATTTTGGCTTCAGTATTCAGCAAACTATCTGGAGCGAAATGGGTGGTCAAGTAGACTATGAAACCGAAAAGAGACTCGGAGATCGTCTTGGTTGGCGAAAAGACGGAAACTGGTTAGACTATGAGCAACTAACTTTTAAATTGTCCCCCATGACACCGATGGGACACCTACCCGCCAAATGGTTACACTATGACCAACATAGGTTTGACTCATCCCCTAACTCATCTGCGGAACACCTTTCAATGGGAGCTTGGCGCGTGGGGTCTTGGTTAGTTTGGCTGATGCACTTATTCTTTTTGCGTGTAAAAAGTTATAACGAAACTTTCCTAGGCGTTAATCACACATTTGTTAATAATAGGAAAAGTTAG
- a CDS encoding GNAT family N-acetyltransferase, whose amino-acid sequence MEKLLTKRLYLIPFKLEIVKAAIFGDAELARLLGVTVLPNWQEEEFLQNLPDIADILSKYPWQSEWGWGSLVIHQAENTLIGHVMIKIIPDATFSPTDSVELGYYIVPSYRQQGYASEAAKAMSDWTLSQPSMQTVTAGCDPDNIASKRVLEKIGMDLIEAREKVLVWKLSKTANVE is encoded by the coding sequence ATGGAAAAACTTCTCACCAAACGATTATATTTGATACCCTTTAAGTTGGAAATAGTCAAAGCAGCAATTTTTGGTGATGCTGAATTAGCCAGATTACTGGGAGTTACAGTTTTGCCAAATTGGCAAGAAGAAGAATTTTTGCAAAATTTGCCAGATATTGCAGATATTCTCAGCAAGTATCCGTGGCAAAGTGAATGGGGATGGGGAAGTTTAGTCATTCATCAAGCAGAGAATACTCTCATTGGTCATGTTATGATCAAAATTATTCCCGATGCCACATTCTCACCCACAGATTCAGTGGAACTTGGCTATTATATAGTTCCATCCTATAGACAGCAAGGGTATGCCTCTGAAGCTGCCAAAGCCATGTCTGATTGGACACTCTCTCAACCCAGTATGCAAACAGTTACGGCTGGATGCGATCCAGATAATATAGCTTCAAAGCGAGTTTTAGAAAAGATTGGCATGGATTTGATAGAAGCACGAGAGAAAGTTTTAGTATGGAAATTATCTAAAACAGCTAATGTAGAGTAG
- a CDS encoding ATP-binding cassette domain-containing protein has product MQNPVVNDKTPTNPFSDFVQFWANVKVVFQPYWYPTEVGIRAFSEVISSWGMLIILIILITAVVAVKALDSFWSRYVFDIVIEEKDLAKYLDTLWISMLSIVVTVILLAFSKYVRNKIAIDWYKWLNHHILKKYLSNQAYYKITFNSAIDNPDQRLAQEIEPITSSALRLSATVLEKSMNIITFLIILWTISSQIAIYLVIYTIVGNIVAIYLSQELTKINQEELAFKADFNYCLTHVRNHAESIAFFQGEEEELNIINRRFNNVLRNAERRINWEKGQDIFNNAYQSAISIFSMFILTPLFIQDQINYGEISQATYCSFMFSNALGALIAEFGTSGRFSSYLQRLSEFSDALAFVSKKPENVSTIKVIEDQHLAFEGVTLQTPNYEQVIVEDLSLSVQPGEGLLIVGPSGRGKSSLLRAIAGLWNAGTGRLVRPPLEEMLFLPQRPYIILGTLRQQLLYPHTDRKISDSELADILHQVNLQNLLTRVNGFDTEVPWENILSLGEQQRLAFARLLINRPNFTILDEATSALDLNNEGNLYHQLQATKTTFISVGHRESLFDYHQWVLELSENSHWHLFPVQDYRRTKSIIVEPTETSHITIDILPEDELPKTPKISATTDISFGLSHQEIHPLTDYSLATIRNRGRQGKSITTKNGTIYHYNKNPETLKWLKEE; this is encoded by the coding sequence ATGCAAAATCCAGTTGTTAATGATAAAACACCAACGAATCCCTTTTCGGATTTTGTTCAATTCTGGGCAAATGTAAAAGTGGTTTTTCAACCTTATTGGTATCCCACAGAGGTAGGAATAAGAGCATTTTCAGAGGTGATTAGCTCATGGGGAATGCTCATTATCCTGATAATATTAATAACTGCCGTTGTGGCAGTAAAGGCCTTAGACAGCTTCTGGAGTCGCTACGTCTTTGATATCGTTATTGAAGAGAAAGACCTTGCCAAATATCTTGATACTTTATGGATTTCCATGCTCTCCATTGTAGTGACAGTCATCTTGCTAGCATTTTCTAAATATGTCAGAAATAAAATAGCGATTGATTGGTATAAGTGGCTAAATCATCACATTTTGAAAAAATATTTGAGCAATCAAGCCTATTATAAAATAACTTTTAACTCTGCTATTGATAATCCAGACCAACGTCTAGCCCAAGAAATAGAACCAATTACCAGCAGTGCTTTAAGATTATCAGCTACTGTACTAGAGAAGTCTATGAACATTATTACTTTTTTAATAATTCTCTGGACAATCTCTTCACAAATTGCAATTTATCTAGTGATATATACAATTGTAGGGAATATTGTTGCTATTTATTTAAGTCAAGAATTAACTAAAATTAATCAAGAAGAACTTGCATTTAAAGCCGATTTCAATTATTGCTTAACTCATGTGCGTAATCATGCTGAATCAATAGCTTTTTTTCAAGGGGAAGAAGAAGAACTAAATATAATTAATCGCCGATTCAATAATGTGCTAAGAAATGCTGAACGGAGGATAAATTGGGAAAAGGGGCAAGATATTTTTAACAATGCCTATCAGTCGGCTATTAGTATATTTTCAATGTTTATACTCACACCTTTATTCATTCAAGATCAGATTAATTATGGCGAAATTAGCCAAGCTACTTACTGTAGTTTTATGTTTTCTAATGCTTTGGGAGCATTAATAGCTGAATTTGGAACTTCCGGGCGATTTTCTAGTTACTTACAGCGTTTATCTGAGTTTTCGGATGCATTAGCATTTGTGAGCAAAAAACCTGAAAATGTCAGTACTATTAAAGTCATAGAAGACCAGCATTTGGCTTTTGAGGGTGTCACCTTACAAACGCCAAACTATGAGCAGGTAATTGTTGAAGATTTGTCATTATCTGTTCAACCAGGAGAAGGATTGTTGATTGTTGGCCCTAGTGGTCGGGGTAAAAGTTCTCTGTTGAGAGCGATCGCTGGTTTGTGGAACGCCGGAACTGGTAGGCTGGTGCGACCTCCCTTAGAGGAAATGTTGTTTCTTCCCCAACGACCTTATATCATTTTGGGGACTCTGCGTCAACAGTTACTGTATCCGCATACAGACCGCAAAATCAGCGATAGCGAACTTGCAGACATTCTGCACCAAGTTAATCTACAAAACCTGCTTACCCGCGTCAATGGCTTTGATACAGAAGTTCCTTGGGAAAATATATTGTCCTTGGGAGAACAACAACGCCTGGCTTTTGCACGATTATTAATTAATCGTCCCAATTTTACTATATTAGATGAAGCAACAAGTGCTTTGGATTTAAATAACGAAGGCAATTTATATCATCAATTACAAGCGACAAAAACAACATTTATTAGTGTTGGACACAGAGAAAGTTTGTTTGATTATCATCAGTGGGTTCTAGAACTTTCGGAAAATTCCCATTGGCATCTTTTCCCCGTGCAGGATTATCGACGAACAAAATCAATTATCGTTGAGCCTACGGAAACCTCTCACATCACCATAGATATTTTACCTGAAGATGAACTCCCAAAAACACCAAAAATATCAGCAACAACAGACATAAGTTTTGGGCTTTCTCATCAAGAAATTCACCCATTAACAGACTATTCTCTGGCCACAATCAGAAATAGGGGTAGGCAAGGTAAATCCATCACTACTAAAAATGGCACTATCTACCATTATAACAAAAACCCAGAAACGTTAAAATGGCTCAAAGAAGAGTAG
- a CDS encoding MvdD family ATP-grasp ribosomal peptide maturase yields MTVLILTFSQDNESIPLVIKEIEARGEKAFRFDTDRYPTEVKLDIYCGDSERVIINDGEQKLDLSEVSSVWYRRMRYGAKIPQTMDKQFRDPSVEESRRTVRGMIASLKAFHFDKMSNVDITNNKQLQLQVAKELGLRTPRTLTSNNPETVKQFASECQKQGIVTKMLSSFAIYGDQGEELVVFTSPVTDDDLNHMEGLHFCPMTFQENVPKALELRTTIVGHNIFTAAVDSQSLTGSTYDWRKEGKSLVKSWESYKLPEDIEKKLLKLMAYFGLNYGAIDIIVTPDGEYIFLEINPVGEFFWMEIYPPHFPISHAIAEILLTGKNSDELSTLPPPSLSLLK; encoded by the coding sequence ATGACAGTACTAATACTAACATTTAGCCAAGATAACGAAAGTATTCCTCTAGTAATTAAAGAAATCGAGGCTAGAGGAGAAAAAGCATTTCGGTTTGACACAGACAGATATCCCACCGAAGTGAAGTTAGATATTTACTGCGGTGATTCTGAACGGGTAATTATTAATGATGGCGAACAGAAGTTAGATTTGAGTGAGGTGTCGTCAGTTTGGTATCGACGGATGCGCTACGGCGCAAAAATTCCCCAAACGATGGACAAGCAATTTCGAGACCCTTCTGTTGAGGAAAGTCGCCGTACTGTCAGGGGGATGATTGCTAGCCTCAAGGCATTTCACTTTGACAAAATGTCAAATGTTGATATCACCAATAATAAACAACTACAGTTGCAAGTGGCAAAGGAGCTAGGACTGCGGACTCCGCGTACACTGACTTCTAATAATCCAGAGACTGTGAAGCAATTTGCCTCTGAGTGTCAGAAGCAAGGTATAGTCACAAAAATGCTTTCTTCCTTTGCGATTTATGGCGACCAGGGGGAAGAATTGGTGGTTTTCACTAGTCCCGTTACAGATGATGATCTCAATCATATGGAAGGACTGCATTTTTGTCCAATGACCTTTCAAGAAAACGTACCAAAGGCGCTAGAGTTGCGGACAACGATTGTCGGACACAATATATTTACTGCAGCAGTAGATTCTCAAAGTTTGACAGGATCTACTTACGACTGGCGCAAAGAAGGGAAATCTTTAGTTAAGAGTTGGGAATCCTACAAATTGCCAGAAGATATTGAGAAAAAGCTGCTCAAACTCATGGCTTATTTTGGCTTAAACTACGGCGCAATTGATATTATTGTCACCCCCGATGGTGAGTACATATTCCTGGAAATTAACCCAGTCGGGGAGTTTTTCTGGATGGAGATATATCCACCACACTTCCCAATTTCTCATGCAATTGCCGAAATTCTGCTGACTGGTAAAAATTCAGATGAATTATCAACACTTCCCCCACCCAGCCTCTCTCTCCTTAAGTAA
- a CDS encoding MvdC family ATP-grasp ribosomal peptide maturase yields the protein MHLSRYRDIILLITHSGDFFTIDRVAEALSKKGVQPFRLDTDKFPLDLELTAHFDKSKSYHTIEYNNHLISTEQVQAVWLRRIWEAQLSQELAPKFREACIRESKATLDGFWDSLKEARWIDDLERINYANNKLRQLRIASELGFVIPKTLVTNKAESAREFFEQVNGKMVSKLLTHLSRSMEPTSFFLYTSTVKEEDLQQAESLRYCPMVFQEQIPKQQELRVVYVNGNVFVGALNADVYATAKGDWRQPGIEVGAWQNHQLPDELIRRLHAFMGRFGLLFGAFDFIVTPSGEYVFLEINPIGEWGMLERDLDLPISDAIADALIG from the coding sequence ATGCATCTATCTCGATACCGAGACATTATTCTATTAATTACCCACAGTGGTGATTTCTTCACAATAGATAGAGTGGCAGAAGCCTTGTCAAAAAAAGGGGTGCAACCATTTCGTCTAGATACTGATAAATTTCCTTTAGATCTGGAATTAACAGCACATTTTGACAAGTCTAAAAGCTATCACACTATAGAATATAACAACCACTTAATCAGCACAGAGCAGGTGCAGGCTGTGTGGTTGCGTCGCATTTGGGAAGCACAACTGAGTCAAGAATTAGCGCCAAAGTTCCGAGAAGCTTGCATTAGAGAATCAAAAGCAACTTTAGATGGTTTTTGGGACAGCCTCAAGGAAGCTCGTTGGATAGATGATTTAGAGCGCATAAATTATGCAAATAACAAGCTACGTCAACTGCGGATTGCGTCTGAGCTAGGTTTTGTGATTCCCAAAACTCTTGTCACCAACAAAGCCGAGTCAGCACGAGAGTTTTTCGAGCAAGTCAACGGTAAAATGGTGAGCAAATTATTGACTCATCTTTCCCGCAGTATGGAACCTACCTCCTTCTTTCTTTACACTAGCACCGTCAAAGAAGAAGACTTACAACAGGCCGAGTCACTGCGCTATTGTCCGATGGTTTTTCAAGAGCAAATCCCCAAGCAGCAGGAATTGCGGGTGGTGTATGTGAATGGCAATGTTTTTGTCGGGGCGCTCAATGCAGATGTGTATGCAACAGCTAAAGGTGATTGGCGTCAACCAGGTATTGAGGTGGGTGCATGGCAAAACCACCAGCTTCCTGATGAACTAATTCGTCGTCTCCACGCTTTTATGGGGAGATTTGGGCTATTATTTGGAGCCTTCGATTTCATCGTCACACCATCAGGCGAATATGTCTTTTTGGAAATCAACCCCATAGGAGAGTGGGGAATGCTAGAGAGAGATTTAGACTTGCCCATTTCTGATGCGATCGCCGATGCGCTTATTGGCTAA
- a CDS encoding microviridin/marinostatin family tricyclic proteinase inhibitor: MSSKIVKALDSQGLPFFARFLVEETPPSQPENTPPPIYTFKYPSDWEDC; this comes from the coding sequence ATGTCAAGCAAAATCGTAAAAGCATTGGATAGCCAAGGGTTGCCATTTTTTGCCCGGTTCTTGGTGGAAGAAACGCCTCCATCCCAGCCAGAAAATACTCCCCCCCCAATCTATACTTTTAAGTATCCTTCAGATTGGGAAGACTGCTAA
- a CDS encoding microviridin/marinostatin family tricyclic proteinase inhibitor yields the protein MSNNTVKASDIKAVPFFARFLEEQVAQAADNAPAYTYKFPSDWEDS from the coding sequence ATGTCTAACAACACGGTCAAAGCATCTGATATCAAAGCAGTGCCATTCTTCGCTCGCTTTTTGGAAGAGCAAGTTGCACAAGCTGCAGATAATGCTCCCGCATATACTTATAAATTTCCTTCCGATTGGGAAGATTCCTAA
- a CDS encoding microviridin/marinostatin family tricyclic proteinase inhibitor yields the protein MSNNTVKASDIKAVPFFARFLEEQVAQAADNAPYAQTKKWPSDWEDI from the coding sequence ATGTCTAACAACACAGTCAAAGCATCTGATATCAAAGCAGTGCCATTCTTCGCTCGCTTCTTGGAAGAGCAAGTTGCACAAGCTGCAGATAATGCTCCTTACGCACAAACAAAGAAATGGCCTTCCGATTGGGAAGATATCTAA